One Coffea arabica cultivar ET-39 chromosome 5e, Coffea Arabica ET-39 HiFi, whole genome shotgun sequence DNA segment encodes these proteins:
- the LOC140006890 gene encoding uncharacterized protein gives MADLLERMVNQQGQGQVQYLGNHEGEDRALERLQKFLPPKFLGGPNPDIAESWLEQMLDIFAALGYPEEWQIAFVVFQFEGAVRARWNVIRAKWDREQTPWTWANFTREFNEKYLPPLVQERREDEFIRLCQGTMSVAEYETQFIKLSRFAPELVLTDQRRIRRFVQDLNVEIQEALATAQLETYSQAIEKAQRIESTKSQVKAFHDKKRRQPDTSSYSDGQNSRSEPPSKMS, from the coding sequence ATGGCTGATTTATTAGAACGAATGGTCAACCAACAGGGTCAAGGCCAAGTACAGTATCTTGGAAATcatgagggagaggaccgtgccttagaacggcTCCAGAAGTTTCTACCACCAAAATTTTTgggtggacctaaccctgataTAGCGGAGAGTTGGTTGGAGCAAATGCTAGACATTTTTGCTGCATTAGGATATCCGGAGGAATGGCAGATAGCTTTCGtcgtttttcaatttgagggagcggTTCGTGCCCGGTGGAATGTGATTCGAGCTAAGTGGGATAGAGAGCAGACCCCATGGACATGGGCTAACTTCACtcgtgagtttaatgagaagtacttaCCGCCACTTGTTCAAGAAAGACGAGAGGATGAGTTCATACGCCTATGTCAAGGGACCatgagtgtggcggagtacgagacgcAATTTATCAAACTCTCTCGTTTTGCTCCAGAGTTAGTGCTGACAGATCAAAGGAGAATTCGTCGGTTTGTCCAAGAtttgaatgtggagattcaagaggcaCTGGCAACTGCTCAATTGGAGACTTATAGTCAAGCGATTGAAAAGGCACAAAGAATTGAAAGTACTAAGAGTCAAGTAAAGGCCTTTCATGATAAGAAAAGAAGGCAACCGGATACAAGTAGTTATAGTGATGGACAAAACTCGAGGAGCGAGCCACCATCTAAGATGAGCTGA